The region TGAGGACGCTGATTGGCTAAATTTTACGTCATACGTTCAtatctttggctaaactgctactCAGACCCGCCTCCTGTGGGCGATTACTCCATCGTCTCAGACAGGCGGATGGGACGTGTAGGAAAAGCATATATGTTGCGCAGATGATCATATTGtacacatattactgggtgTACTctatatttcaaacacacaaataggaGATACAAAACAAATGCTACTAGACTTTATATTACTCTAGTATAGATGATTATCTGTCCAGtcttaataatgtttttgtcttgtgttttttttgtacagGCACCTCCACTGTGGTCTGCAAGCCCATGGTGATTGACAACCACCTCTTTATCATCGTGGCCCAGTTGTTTGGGGGCTCGCACATTTACAAACGTGACACCTCCGCCAACAAGTTCATCAAGATCCAGGACATAGACATCCTGAAGATTCGCAAACCTAACGACATTGAGACGTTCATGATCGATGGAGAGTCTTTCTTTGTCATCGCTGATAGCTCTAAGGTTGGCTACTTTTGCTTTTCCAACAGTCTAAAGCACTTGAATTGATcagggaatttaaaaaaaaaaacattttatggcatctaattacattatattatgcGGGTGTTTCTGTCATTGTGTCCAGCCCCTGTATGCATACTGCTCCTCTAAACTACTCTTCCCATCATGTAAGCTATTCCGCAGCATGCCCGTTTGCATCTGCTCCTGCTGATTACCCTGGCGTTGCCAAATGTTCACATATGCTCTCACATATTTTTGGGGACACTCaggcgcgcgcgcacacacacacacacacactcatctttGGCCCTGTACAAATTTACAATTTGCTTGTaaatttttaataatataattttgttctgtttttgtagATCACTTAGTTACAATTTGAtttgttacagtaaaatatgttttgaataaAGCTGACTTGAGctgacattttgtacatgttCCTCTCGTAGGCCGGCTCCACAACAGTGTACAAATGGAACGGCAATGGCTTCTACTCCCACCAGTCACTCCACCCGTGGTACCGGGACACAGATGTAGAATATTTGGAGATCTCCAACAAACCCCACCTGATCTTGTCCAGCAGCTCCCAGAGGCCTGTTGTCTACCAGTGGAACCGAAGCCAGAAACAGTTTGACCGCAGGACTGACATACCAGAGATGGAGGACGTCTTCTCCATCAAACACTTTCGAGTCAAAGGTGAGAGCTGCAGCTTGAACAGCAGTGTACACACAGGGTTTATTTTTGCACTGCCTAAAAAGACATTGTGCACACTGCAAGCAATTTTTAACCATATAGTATCACAGTATCAGCTGCTGTGAGTTTGTCCTTGGAGCAGGAtactgcatatacagtacatgtactctctttttgtcaaattcagcgaatatatCCTCACGGTCCaatagctgtccgttcagtgtgcacgctgaaaaaaactctggtgtttgtacacagccctggctctgtaaatgggaaacaaacaaagtggcccCAAAgttctatatcatggtatttgtcatggtattggatttctccagaatcgcatacccgaCCTTTAATGGTAAGCTTAAGATAGTCTGGGGTGTGTCATATGATTAACAGTGCACTTTGATCCAGggtcaacattttatttgatgcagttaatttaataaaagcatTCATGACTCACACTCTTAGGTGTAATTTATTACACTTAAGTTCCTCATTACTCGGCATGTCATAGGCATTCATTTTGAAGGTGATAAAAGGTAAAGTCACTGTCCACTGCCATAAAACCTGCCCATAAATCATTACTGTATAAtattctctgtattttctgtttctaaagGGACAGCTCATCTGTTAGTGACTCTTTGCTAAGTAGCTATTGATAACAAGCTATAACTTATTTTGGAATTACATAAACTGTTTTTGTGAGCTTTTCTATTTCAGATCCAGATTTAGTAGCTAAGTGTGTAGACTAAACAGACTGTTGAATCTTTGTCCTTTTCAAAGGTGAGCTGTTTATATGCTTGACAAGATTCATCGGGGACTCCAAGGTGATGCGCTGGGACGGTGCCATGTTCAAGGAGGCCCAGACATTTCCTTCCCGTGGCTCTATGGTGTTCCAGCCTGTCTCCATCGGCAACTGGCAGTATGCCATCTTGGGCAGCGATTATTCACTGACGCAGGTCTACCAATGGGACACCCAGAGGGGCCAGTTTGTCCCATCTCAGGAGCTGAATATCCAGGCGCCTCGTTCATTTTCTCTGGTTTCCATTGATGACCGGGTGTTCCTGCTCGCATCCAGCTTCAAGGGAAAAACCCAGATATATGAGCACCTCATGATCGATTTGAGTAATTAAACCCCTCGTCAGTTTAGGACAAATTATGCACACTACCATTCAAATGCTTTCTTCTATGATTTTGTTGAACTTGTCAGTCCCGTTAGAATCCACCAGCAATTCCCACCTAAGTTTAAACAAAAGGAAGTTTTAAGCAGAAGCTCAAACTATCTAAAGACTAAACACAAATCAGGACCTTTAGGGCAGATTAGGTTGAGATGAAGTGCTTGAAATTCTTACATTGGTTATGATCATTGAGTTTATTTTGACAGGTCTGAAATGGTTATTTCCATGACACTGACAATATATTCTACACAGCCCCTGATGCCTATGTTTGGCATCCTGCTGCAACTACTTCATTTTGAGAAACTCCTTGTATTTTCATCAAGATTCCTTACTATTTGGTAATGCCTTATTCTCCATTTAAAAAACTTAATTCCACTCCAAGTGCGAACTGACTATCTTGGAAAAACAAGCTATCAAATCACTGCTTCTGATGGCAGGTGTCTGGCATtagagacatacagtatatgtctctGCAACTCCATACATTGTTTTATTCCTATTGCAGGAATTTGATAGGAAGGATTTGAGTTTGGTAGTGCTAATTATCATGCAAATAGGGAAATATTATTGAGGGACAGAGGCAAAATGTGttcagatagaagtgtacagttTTTCTAGAAAAATTACAGGCACAAGAGACaaattttctttaatttacATCTTCTTTAATTTAACAAACCACTTCAGGAAAATTGACTTCAGAGCAAAATAACATTACAAGACATTATTCAGCTTGGAATGTAAGCTACTGTGAGGTATGTTGACGTTGTTTACAAGCAATGGGGTTGTCTATGTAGGTCTCTGTCGCATAAGAGAGACTTTTTCAAATTGGAATCTAATCCAAGTTTAATGACAACGCAACAGCAGCACTGTAGTTAGCGGTGTTATTTTGGTACTATAAGACCAGAGCTGGAAAATAATACTAGTTTCCAACCAAACGCAGGTAAAAATTGGACTACTTACAAAGAGTTATGTCCATTCTTCTAGCGCAATTTGGCAGCTAGTCCACCTGTGTTCCATCAGTCTTTTGTAGTTACTTTACACTTAAAGAAGTGACCCTAATGTATGGAATGAAGTATCCACTAAACACTGTGAGAAATTGAGATAAAAAACTTCTTTGTCCTGTCTACTCTATGACCGTCAGTTAAGCAAGACTGTATGCATGATACAGACACTCACAGTGTTGATTCCTGATGAATGACTCGCTAGAAGCGTCCCACTGTGCCACCTGGCCCTCCCACTTTCACTGCACTCTTGCCccttttctccctcattgacAAAACCATTGTTGTGTTTACTCCACAACTAAAAAGCCAACCACTGTGCAGCACCTAGTACCTGTGCTTTCACAAGGTCCTCTTATTCTGACACAAAGGAAACAGAAGTCTGATAACAATTAACCACTTCACTGACAACAATTTGCCAAATATAATGTTTACGTTTTTACAAGACTGTGTAAAGTAATTTATATGATGTTGCTTTTGTATGTATGAGGGGACCACactcaatgttttatttttcatcgaTATAGAATTTAGTGTagatgtaaaattaaaaaaagcaagGACCACCTCCTTAAATGCGGTGTAACATGCTACTTCTGCAAAACAGTATAGGCTTACTTGTGTCAGTCTCATCTAGTTAGGTAAGGGTAGAGGATATTAGCCATTCCTTTGTCATCTTGCtcattgtattttatgtacagtagtaataaaatactaaaatgctAAATCAGAGATATAATTCTTttattgttgctgttgattcggcattaaaattatgttttatttctcacaCTGTAAATCTGGATTGATGTCAATTATCATTCAATCAGTGAGTCTACATTATAGTCTTCATTATCATTTTATGATCAATTTCTTGATGTTTTTTCTTGGCTTTatgaacttttctttttgaGTAGATAGTTGAACTGATTTTTACAGTTCAGTGCACTGAATCAGTCAGTGTACTGTGGGCACCCCACTGTGGTGGTTAATAGAAAGGGTTTAACTATGACCTCTTGGTGAATCAATTATGGGTCAAAAATTCAGCAGTatgaacaaaaacatcagtCACTTTCAGCAAATACGTTGACGACCCAAGACAATTCCAGATAAACCATACAtgaacattttagaaaaaaatttaTCTCGTAATTATGAACTGTTACATCTGTCATAACACTGTTATGACTCATAGTTATGATTTAGTTTGTCAAATATCCTAAAACCTAATTATTTTGAGTTAAAAGACATAATCATGTAACACTAAGTCATAATTATAAGTCATGCTTATGACTTAcgatttaattattaattaaattatgaGCTACACAGCTTTAATACTTTTTACAATCATGTAGACTACATACATGTATTTCATAAAGGGCATGGTTGGTTCATCTCCACTGCCTCCCTCTACAATGGGCGTGAACCTAGGGTAATGTTTTAGTTGTCCAGCAGAGTTGGTTTGGGTTCAGTTCTGCCCCCCTGTGGGTAAAGTAACCACCGCACGGGAGTTTGTGTGCGCCAAGGTTAGTCATTAACCTTGCCTTCTCAGTCACTCAGGGCACCAAGGAAGGTGGACAGTAGCCTACTCTGTCCAAGGCATGCTGTCGCTCAGCCGTCACATCTTACCATGGGCGACTGTAACCACTGTACACACGAGCGGGCTTTATCCGTAGAGGACGACATTACTGTAGTGTTTCACAAAGTTGAAAGCCATGGCATAAACCGCGGCGAGGACCACGACGAGTGTGGCGATGATGAACGGACATCAGAAAGGATTCACTTGCAAACCAACTGCCGTGTGGCgtgtgattatgatgatgatgaggaggaagcGAGAGGAAGCGGAAATTCACTGGAAGGCAGCGAGAAGAAAACGCTATGCTCGCCGGCGTTTTGCGTCAGAAGCGAGCCCGCATCCAGAGACGAAAGCGCACGTGAAGGTAGAAGAGCGCACGCACTTACTTAGTTAAACCGCATTTAAACTGATGTGTTACGTTTCCCCGGCCTCACATCAATATCGGCTGTTACTGAACTTTGTGATGGGAAGAAGATGCAGACATAAAGTGATAAGCAGTCGCCAGAGAACCGATGACTTCCTGCGTAGCCTCACGTTACACAACCCTGTAACGTCATGTATCAGTAATAGCAATGTTGATATCACGTGTAGGCTATTAACCTATAGGCAGGGATATGGTCGAAAGAAAGCACAGTTAAAGTcactttacacatttttataaagtttAGCCACCGTTTTTTTCTTTAAGGCTGGCACAAATGCAGTTTCACGTAATTTAAACGTAATTTCACAATATGTTTCATGTCAGTAAAAGAGGTCCCCATAGCCCACTGCCCAAATGATGTGGGCTATGCATAAGaaatcattttaatgaaaatatcttttttatggttgtttattatttcagaataaaacgGTAATATTAGATTTTGCGTTTAacgtaaataataataactaataataactgTACTATGATGCACATTTTACCCTTACAATGTTTATGCCTTATATATCAGCACGTCGGTTGCTAAGTGTTTAGCCGATAAAGATAAACTGCTGTAAACCAGCTTAACATTTGCATCATCCTTAAAGAGGATGGATGACTGTGCACTTTTACAGCACCATGGCCACCATTCCTGTAGGCTTTTAGCCTATTACTATAGATAAGACcttgttttaaagtttattcCAAACCTTTCCATTTATGTGGCTACAATGTTGATCTAAATATCGTTCAATAACTAAGTGCCTATCAACAAAAGAGGTATGAAACTGTAGAAGGGTTTTTCCAATGGTGTAACtatgaggaagaaaaaggaTTTGTTTACCAGGAAGTGAGACATGATCTCAATGCCCCAGGACATCAGTTTCCTTTTTTGCACCTTTTGTACCTGGGGATAATGACCTGACCACAGAGCGTGTGAAGAAGAAAGGCCGACACTAGTACTAGATTATAAATGCATTGTCTACACACATCTTGACTGTGTGCAAGTATTCTCCACAAAAATAATTCTTAttttaggtttgtttttttatctcagGGTCTCAATTTCATTTCTGAGattaatattgcacttgacAATAATTAGTAGAGATAAGATTTAATTAGAGTAATTCATCATTATTGTTTACAGACTGATGAATAAAATTGCACTTTCAGGTCAGTCTCTATTttggtgattaaaaaaaatatgacggtgtagtccctcattcgtccaggagtgttctatcgtagaaaaggtttcagtcgtagtcatctggacactgttttcagaatcaagacgtttcggctcccatccggaagtcattctcaattgtgaaaaatggtccgggaactcagaaatttaagctactctgtgttacttaagccctactgatgactacaactgaaaccttttctacgattgaaaaaaatgtatttacaataaCTGGTACGAGGAAACAGCCCTCACACAAAAGTGGGGGAATGGAGTTTGCTTGCCAAACAAGTTTTCCAACAGTCTAGTTATACTCAAGAAAACAAGGTCACAAATAGAGGTGTGTATGGCTCTTCTTAGCTATCTAGTCTAAACAACAGAACCCAGTCTCCATCCAGCATATCAAGAAATTGAGACATCCCAAGGTCTTATAATCTTAATGTCTGGACAGTCTGAACCTCGTTACATGCTTGGCAGAGTAGGTAAAACACCAGGATCAGTTAACCATGACGATGCAGAAACATAcctaaaagtaatttttttaacacaGACACTTacagtgagtgaatgagtgaaataCTGTAATACTAATGCAGTAATGTAACACTAATAATCATCCTGTCTGTGTCTACTAGGCATTATGGAactaagaataaaaaacaaacactatacacaaacaaatctgATAGCACTACTCCAATATGACAACTTAAAGGTTAGGTAGGATGGACATCCATGTCCTTGGCTTGTTGCAAGGTTAAGAAAACAAATACCGTATATAATAAAGGGAATGGTAGGTGGTAGGACCACACATTGTGGACAAAGACGCCTGAATGACCTCAGGTTGAAATTTAATCTCCACAAGCATATCAGTTTATTGCTCCACAGGCAGGGTTTGCAAACACTACACCGCTGTCTGTGCAgatcttttgtttgtgttatttttttttcaactgaatTTTTACCCAGGCCAGATGGAGTTCAGTAACATACTCTGAGCTTCACTGCTTCATCCTGCACTTACTGTATCAATATAAGCACAACAAaataagcagcattttttttatgaaatgtggAGCAGTGCTACCCTTCGTAGGGCCCacgtctctctttctctcccctcataCCTATCTGCTCCCCCACCCTCACTCGCTGTTCTTTgacttcttttctctccttttcacaGGCCCAGAGAAACCAAAGAGATGTCCAGGTGTCGGTTTGTTCTATGCGTTACTGTCCACAGTTTTCTTCTCCATCATTGCCCTCTTAGTGAAAACCATCCAGGGAGTCCACGCCATAGAGATCAGCGCCATACGCTGCTTCTTCCAGATGCTCTTTATTATGCCGTTACTCATCTACCACAAGTAAGCATGATGGAGAAACTCAAACATTTAGATTCATCCACACTTAAACAGTTCCAAACTTTAATTCCAGGTTAAAGatttacacatactgtatatgccatAATAAGGGCTCTAGTAACACTCTACAGTAACAGTCTTTATTTCAAACCAACAATTTATATGTTGTGATTAGATAAAGTGCATATCCCTGCCAGTTATTTATCTCTTGGGATTCCTGCATTTGTGTTCATGCTGTGCCACTTCATAGGCAAGTATCCTGGCTTAACATATAAGCACTGCTCAAACAAGTTTAAGTTGTCAAAATACCGTGAGAGACATGTATTATTCCCCTCGGCCCAGTTGACGGAAAAATATACTGTGTAGATCCAGTGTTGggaatgtttttaatttactcACAAATGTTATTATAAAGTACCAAACTTTcaattttttctcattttcacttaacactaataaaatatacagtgaaCTTCAGATCtgaaatgaaatacatgaaataaaccaCTTTAGAAATTAAATACTGTGAAAGGTATAATTTTAAGTTGTAATAGTGACCTGCGCACATTTTAAAGGTGATGCCCAAGGATTTCTTTCCACCAGAGGCAGAATCTtagtaaatatatatttttttagataaTGTTTAAAACAAGCCATGTGAAACTATTATGTCACAATGTATACAATAACGTGCCATCCgacagacaaaattaaaaacacaaataacccGAATAGCAGAAGTACTAAGATAAGTATATGAagggaaataaaatatatcttcTCACTATCATTCATTTTACTCTCTGTCCATTTATTCCACTGGCTTGTTGTGATTCTATTACCACTGGGAAATAAAACTTACACCTATGCTTTCATCTTTGCATGGATGGATAGAAAACCACTTCACTTTAGAATCACATTGTGATCCCAAGAATCAAAATTCCTTAATTCCCAAAGTCTGCCACCAGTACTTCTATTCAGTCATTTAcctattcatccatccatccatacgTCCTCTACATTCGTCTTTGTTTTGACATTCATTCATAACCGCCTCTCTTATCAGCCCCACCCattcatctgtccatccatcactGTCATCTCCACATTACCTAAATCTACCCATCTATCCAtccagtcattcattcattcatccatcatcCTCATATCTCTGCTCCTCCAGGACAGGTTTCCTTGGTCCCAGGGATAAACGTATATATCTGGTGCTTCGGGGTTTCATTGGTTCCAATGCCATGATCCTGCTCTTCTATGCTGTTCAGCAGATGCCGCTGGCAGATGCCACTGTCATCATGTTCAGGTGAGAATAGGTGGGAACTTAATTGATTGTAGTTGATTAGTGGAGATTATAATAACACCACAAAAAAGTTCTATCCTCGCTGATTTATACAGCTGTCACCTTTTTCGTTAATCTCCCTCTGGTTCTTATTCTTTCCTCTCGCTCATCTCTTTATCTCACTTTCCAACATTTTCCTCATTCCACTtaattatctctctctctctcagtcaggAATTCATTAAACATCTGGGAAAGTGGATTCGAAATAGAGCTGTATACCTCATTCTCACCACTTTTCTCTCAACTtctctatattttatttatttaactgtacccatacatttattactttttcacaTGCTTACTGTtaatctctttctttcattgttGTCCAACCTCAGTAATCCAGTCTTTACCTCCCTCCTGGCCTGGATCTTTCTGAAAGAGAGATGCACAATCTGGGACTGTGTCTTCACTGTTTTTACTCTCACTGGAGTCATCCTCATTGCCCGACCACCATTCCTCTTTGGCGAGCATCTACGTGGCATTGAGGGAGACTACACTAACCACATCAAGGGGACTATTGCTGCCTTTACAGGTGATGCGATTAATGAACTCAGTTTCATACAGCACTTAAATAGCAGTAAAGTTTGTTTGACCATAGTAAGTAGGTAAAATGTAGTATGTGTAGTATGATGAGAATTTCCATTTCTTTTAATCACTTAAACAGGTCAGGATTACCAAGGCAACCAGGGGAATCCAATGCAATACAGCTATGTCCCCTGGCACATCAGCATCAGCTGGGAGATACAGTCTTTCCAATTAGTCATGGTTCTGCTCTGAGGGGGGGGGAGATAGCGACTCTCCATGTGAAAGAGCACTGGTTTGAGGTCCTTTCAGATTTAGAAGCACCTTACACAATCTCAGAAAGTGACATTAGCCACTCTGCCACTCTACAGAGTGGCTAATGTCACTAGCAGGAATCGCTAGTTTAGTGACAAAGTcgtgatccctcactggcttcccacctgCAAACAATTAGcgaaatgttaaatgtttttgttgaatcaCCCAGCTAGAAATTGAATGCTGGCACTGGAGTGCTAagagctttttcttttgctccaCCCAAGTGTCCCGAAAGGTGCCCCAAATGAATGTCGACCAATGAATTAGGAGCTTTAGATCGACCAGTGAATTAAGAGCTTTACTTTGTGGCTAAGTTTTCTTTTCACTTCCACAATCcaatataacatttttacaacacACCGCTGCAACTGATGGACCTCACTGGTGTTTAATCTCACAATCCTTCCTACCTTCATTTGCGAATAACCCTGCATTCACACCAAATGCACAAGTGCAACATTGCACAGAAAATTTTCAATGGAGAGTGCATCTGTGCTCTCCTCAGCAGCTAGCAAGCCAGCAGTGTTCATTCCCctgattttcagtgttttctgtgtgcagGTAAATTGAACTTTGGTCCCTAGAATTAGACCCCAAATTACGCAGACCTCCACAACATGTCTAATGGTATTCTGACATTGACAGGAGGTAGAAGTTATGACGCAGTAGAGAAAAATGATTTTTCATTATGTGCATCTCTAAATTCCAAGTTGAGTAAAAAATCCCAAGCATGGCAGAAAACATCAGAGTAGGAAAGACAGTCTGAAAATGTAGGTGGAATTGAAGAGTGAGTCACAGATTTTATAAGGTTATGGTTGTTACAAGTaatcatataaatataaatggtCAAAATGGTCAACAGAACAAACTCAAACTTAAGTTGAAGTTCATTAACTCAAATAACTCCACGAGGAATTCAGTAATAGGTATATAG is a window of Siniperca chuatsi isolate FFG_IHB_CAS linkage group LG20, ASM2008510v1, whole genome shotgun sequence DNA encoding:
- the slc35g1 gene encoding solute carrier family 35 member G1 translates to MGDCNHCTHERALSVEDDITVVFHKVESHGINRGEDHDECGDDERTSERIHLQTNCRVACDYDDDEEEARGSGNSLEGSEKKTLCSPAFCVRSEPASRDESAREGPEKPKRCPGVGLFYALLSTVFFSIIALLVKTIQGVHAIEISAIRCFFQMLFIMPLLIYHKTGFLGPRDKRIYLVLRGFIGSNAMILLFYAVQQMPLADATVIMFSNPVFTSLLAWIFLKERCTIWDCVFTVFTLTGVILIARPPFLFGEHLRGIEGDYTNHIKGTIAAFTGAIGAAFTFVILRKIGKSVHYYLSVWYYAVIGFIECIITVSVLGEWKIPFCGRDRWILMLIAVLGIAGQTFLTKALQIEKAGPVALMRTVDVLLAFIFQFIFFNRAPTLWSLGGALCVVASTSGVALRKWYSNSRKS